The window AGACAGATTCACTCTATATTGATCTCTCTGAGAAAACAAGCGTAGAAAGTAAAGAAATCTCAGATGGTGTAGTGCTTGATTATGATGCTGACGGCAATTTAGTGGGTATAGATATTGACAATGCCAGTAAAAAGGTTCAGCTCAAAGAACTTATCCTTCGCAGACTGCCTGCTGATATTCATGCAGTTGTAACCTGAGTGAGTTAATTATTCTAAGCAGAAAATCAACAGTCTTTTTGTTTGTATTGTTCAAAATGGTCCGTAAATAATATCACAAGTCCGGCATCAGCCGGCACATCGGGAGAATAAGCCTGTTCCCTCATCCGAAAATCTCCGCTTCAGATCCCCA is drawn from Nitrospirota bacterium and contains these coding sequences:
- a CDS encoding DUF2283 domain-containing protein, which translates into the protein MKLNYYPETDSLYIDLSEKTSVESKEISDGVVLDYDADGNLVGIDIDNASKKVQLKELILRRLPADIHAVVT